A genome region from Candidatus Microthrix parvicella Bio17-1 includes the following:
- a CDS encoding glycosyltransferase, giving the protein MSMLESGYRVDLSGSMDQGVFKHGPFRVWPSDDLSARSLVLNATAAFEGSDGPPRVIALTDALRLGRHDMSDIEVAWWLPFNFDPVPDQVIDALACGVDHVLALSKWAQDALARRDVESRYMPHGVDATVFTPADAATKVQARERLGLPADSFVVGMVAANNEWITSRKSFPEAFCAFAELRSVHSDALLYVHSSLDGHPGDGMNLVRLAESAGIPSGAIAMTNPARYRLGFDSEQLVALYRSFDVLLAPSAGEGFGVPVIEAQACGVPVIVSDFSAQPELVGDGWIVGGQRRWIPPVGSWQFTPDVNEIGAALLEAYKRPAPPSQLAVDFALRFDHSELYDELWRPFLADWLA; this is encoded by the coding sequence ATGTCTATGCTGGAGTCGGGGTATCGAGTCGACCTGTCGGGCTCGATGGATCAAGGCGTTTTCAAGCACGGACCCTTTAGGGTCTGGCCCTCGGACGACCTGTCGGCCAGGTCGCTCGTCTTGAATGCCACGGCGGCGTTTGAGGGTTCCGACGGCCCTCCACGCGTGATTGCGCTAACCGACGCCCTCAGGTTGGGGCGCCACGACATGTCCGACATTGAGGTGGCATGGTGGCTGCCATTCAACTTCGACCCAGTACCGGACCAGGTCATCGACGCACTGGCATGCGGCGTTGACCACGTTCTCGCCTTGTCGAAATGGGCCCAGGACGCCCTCGCTCGTCGAGACGTCGAGAGCCGCTACATGCCCCACGGCGTGGATGCGACCGTCTTCACGCCAGCTGACGCTGCAACAAAGGTCCAAGCCCGAGAACGCCTTGGGCTCCCCGCCGATTCCTTCGTGGTTGGCATGGTGGCGGCCAACAACGAATGGATCACCAGCCGCAAGAGCTTCCCCGAAGCGTTCTGTGCCTTCGCTGAATTGCGAAGCGTCCACTCCGACGCCCTCCTCTACGTCCATTCGAGCCTTGATGGACACCCGGGTGACGGGATGAATCTTGTCCGACTCGCTGAGAGCGCAGGCATTCCAAGCGGGGCGATCGCAATGACCAACCCAGCGCGTTACCGTTTGGGATTCGACAGTGAGCAGCTTGTCGCGCTCTACCGATCGTTTGACGTGCTTCTGGCTCCGTCCGCTGGAGAAGGGTTCGGGGTTCCCGTGATCGAGGCGCAGGCCTGCGGTGTTCCGGTGATCGTTTCCGACTTTTCGGCACAGCCTGAGCTCGTCGGAGACGGCTGGATCGTCGGCGGGCAGCGACGGTGGATTCCACCCGTCGGGTCTTGGCAGTTCACCCCGGACGTCAACGAGATCGGCGCGGCCCTCTTGGAGGCCTACAAACGCCCAGCCCCACCGTCACAGTTGGCTGTCGACTTCGCTCTTCGGTTCGACCATTCAGAGTTGTACGATGAGCTTTGGCGCCCGTTCCTTGCGGACTGGCTGGCGTAG